A single window of Pontibacillus chungwhensis DNA harbors:
- a CDS encoding dipeptidase produces the protein MEHNQRYINELSEFLKIPSISSMPEHKEDVQKAAEWLKDSLDQAGIENLEVIQTEGHPIVYGDWLHAEGKPTVLIYGHYDVQPASPEELWETPAFEPTIRDDKLYARGATDDKGQLYIHVKAVEKLMQENGELPVNVKFCIEGEEEMASPNLPPFIEQNQEKLAADAVLISDTSFIQKGQPAICTSLRGALAMELHLKTANTDLHSGVYGGGVPNAIHGLVDLLNSLHDNKGKVAVEGFYKGVEQPTEELREEVASIPFDEEGTKKELGLEAFYGEDGFTFQERTGIRPTLEINGLAGGFHEEGFKTIVPSEAHAKISCRLVGEQDPEEVYEALLHHLDANKPFGATLETKKLITAKPVSLNSQNPMIQKAAAAYEKVYGVAPLFPKEGGSIPIVEVFSRVLRSPVVMMGFGLPSENLHAPNEHLHLENFTKGIETVTDYLKSLS, from the coding sequence ATGGAACATAATCAACGTTACATAAATGAACTGAGTGAGTTTCTTAAGATCCCAAGCATTTCATCTATGCCTGAACATAAAGAGGATGTACAGAAGGCAGCCGAATGGTTAAAGGATTCACTGGACCAAGCAGGAATTGAGAATCTGGAGGTTATTCAAACAGAGGGTCACCCTATTGTTTATGGGGACTGGCTTCATGCTGAAGGAAAGCCTACGGTTTTAATCTATGGACACTATGATGTTCAGCCGGCTTCCCCGGAGGAACTTTGGGAAACTCCTGCATTTGAGCCAACGATACGGGATGATAAGCTCTATGCCAGAGGGGCAACGGATGACAAAGGTCAGTTGTACATTCATGTGAAAGCGGTAGAAAAGCTTATGCAGGAAAATGGTGAGCTCCCCGTCAATGTGAAGTTCTGTATTGAGGGAGAAGAAGAAATGGCCAGTCCCAATCTACCCCCGTTTATTGAACAGAATCAGGAGAAATTAGCGGCAGATGCCGTATTAATTTCGGATACCTCCTTTATTCAAAAAGGACAGCCTGCCATTTGTACTTCGCTTCGAGGAGCTCTTGCGATGGAACTACACTTGAAGACGGCTAATACCGACCTTCACTCCGGTGTATATGGAGGCGGCGTACCGAATGCGATTCATGGTCTTGTTGATCTATTGAATTCTCTTCACGACAATAAAGGAAAAGTAGCAGTAGAAGGGTTTTATAAAGGTGTCGAGCAACCTACTGAGGAATTAAGAGAAGAAGTAGCTTCCATTCCATTTGATGAAGAAGGAACGAAGAAAGAGTTAGGGTTAGAAGCGTTTTATGGAGAAGATGGATTTACGTTCCAAGAGCGCACTGGCATTCGACCAACCCTTGAGATCAACGGTTTAGCGGGCGGGTTTCATGAAGAAGGATTCAAAACCATTGTACCAAGTGAAGCTCATGCGAAAATAAGCTGCCGTCTTGTAGGGGAACAAGACCCAGAAGAGGTATATGAAGCCCTGTTACATCATTTAGATGCTAACAAACCATTTGGTGCGACACTTGAAACAAAGAAGCTTATTACAGCCAAACCAGTGTCCCTTAACTCTCAGAATCCAATGATTCAAAAGGCCGCCGCAGCTTATGAGAAGGTTTATGGAGTCGCGCCTCTATTTCCAAAAGAAGGCGGGTCTATTCCCATTGTAGAGGTCTTCTCAAGAGTATTACGCTCGCCTGTTGTAATGATGGGCTTTGGTTTGCCATCAGAAAATTTACATGCTCCAAACGAGCATTTACACTTAGAGAATTTTACAAAAGGCATTGAGACGGTAACGGATTACTTAAAGTCTTTATCTTAA
- a CDS encoding fatty acid desaturase gives MDHKKQQQELKKSVAAFAKPDTNAGIKQIINTFVPFIIVWYLAYLSLSISVWAAIPLAMVAGGFVIRIFIIFHDCTHQSFLKNKKANRIIGTIAGIITLFPFEKWKRDHNIHHATSGNLDKRGTGDIWVLTIEEYKEASFKERLAYRLYRNPLVMFGLGPLYLFLISNRFNRKGAKKKERMNTYVTNVAIVILYSVMIWAIGWQAFLIINLPILYVSGFLGIWLFYVQHQFEDSYYEEDSEWDFVRAAVDGSSYYKLPKVLQWISGNIGFHHVHHLSPRVPNYNLEKAHDATPPLEHATTITLKTSLESIRFRLYDTENKGFVSFREAKSRIKEAKEPLLGRKRPSLQEK, from the coding sequence ATGGACCACAAAAAACAACAACAAGAATTAAAAAAGAGTGTTGCGGCTTTCGCAAAGCCCGATACAAACGCTGGTATTAAACAGATAATTAACACATTTGTTCCGTTTATTATAGTTTGGTATCTTGCATACCTTAGCCTTTCGATCTCCGTATGGGCAGCCATTCCACTCGCTATGGTAGCCGGTGGATTCGTCATACGTATCTTCATTATTTTTCACGACTGCACACACCAATCTTTCTTAAAAAACAAAAAAGCAAATCGTATTATAGGGACCATAGCTGGTATTATTACGCTGTTTCCATTTGAGAAATGGAAACGAGATCACAATATTCACCATGCTACGAGTGGAAACCTGGATAAACGAGGCACGGGCGATATCTGGGTACTCACAATAGAAGAATATAAAGAAGCATCGTTTAAAGAACGATTAGCCTATCGTTTATATCGTAATCCTCTAGTGATGTTTGGACTTGGGCCCCTTTATTTATTCCTGATTTCAAACCGCTTCAATCGTAAGGGAGCAAAGAAAAAAGAGCGTATGAACACGTATGTGACCAACGTTGCGATTGTTATTCTCTATTCTGTTATGATTTGGGCAATAGGCTGGCAAGCTTTTCTCATCATCAACCTTCCTATTCTTTATGTATCTGGTTTCCTTGGCATATGGTTATTCTATGTGCAGCACCAGTTTGAGGACTCCTATTATGAAGAGGATAGTGAGTGGGATTTTGTGAGAGCAGCCGTTGACGGGAGTTCTTATTACAAACTTCCAAAAGTCTTGCAATGGATTTCTGGTAACATTGGGTTCCACCATGTTCATCACTTAAGTCCGAGAGTTCCTAATTACAATTTAGAGAAAGCTCATGATGCTACACCGCCACTCGAGCATGCGACAACGATTACACTCAAAACGAGCCTTGAGTCTATCCGCTTCCGCCTTTATGATACAGAGAATAAAGGGTTTGTTAGCTTTAGAGAAGCAAAGTCACGCATCAAAGAGGCAAAAGAACCTTTACTTGGTCGAAAACGCCCTAGTTTACAAGAAAAATAA